Sequence from the Panicum virgatum strain AP13 chromosome 5N, P.virgatum_v5, whole genome shotgun sequence genome:
TTTTGGTTCTGAATATATATGCAGTTCCTATGTAGTATGCTGCTTGCCCTACATCCGCCTCCACTTGTCGATCTCCTTCGATGTTGCTTTGATCAGCTTCCTGGTGCTCTCCATCAGTTCATCGAACATGATGTCAAACTGCTCGCTGCAAAAATATTTGACAGGTTCTTGTTAGAGTAGGGGTGCTGACTGTTGTAAATTCCTGGTGCATACATGAAATAAAAATCCACTAAGCACAAGCATAACAcgcaggggcgaagctagagctGAATGGAGGGGGGTGCACTGTCCATGAATTTGCTGCTTGTCCTTTCATTTACATGGTGAAATTTGTTGACTAACACTGAACATAGCTCCGCCCCTGATAACACGTCCTCCATTGATAGTATTCTACAAATTCATCAAACCCGAATAAAAATAGGCAACCCATGTTGATCTTTAACTTACTTAAAACCACTTCAGTGCCGAAAAATGCATATAAAAAATAACAGGACATGCAGTCGCTTGGCATTAGCATGGAGCAGAATATCAGATCTGTCACTTACTCGTAAGCAAGGCTTCTGGAGTTCTGGAGTGGTCTCCTGATGTTTGAATATCTCCCGCTTTCATCATATGCAACGCCTTTTCcaaaaccataaccaaaacctATTCCTATTCCACATCCGGCACCAGCTCCAAATCCCAATTGTAAACCAGGGAATCCAGCTCCAATCCCTGCACCTGTTCAGAGAAATGTAAAAGTGAGAAGGAACAGATCAAGCGATTCAATTATATCAATCATCAGACAATCCAAACCAACATGGCTTCCACTGTTCTAAAAGTGAGAAGGAACCGCTCAAAAAAAGTGAGAAACAACACAAGATATTGCAGATTCGGTCACATCAGCCATCACGCCATCTAAACTAAGACGAGTTCTGCTGTTCCCAATCACAGAGTGCACAACGTGTTCTTGGAAACGGTACCTATTCTATGTGAAGTTCAGCCTCTGAAGGAGACCTACATCGTGCACACAATAGAAAAAGGGCAAAGACCAAAGAAGATGCACAGAAAAATTGAGTAATAACTTACTGATATTGTACACAGTGAACAAAACCACAATGTAAAACCAGAGCAGTTCTATTCTCACTAGAGACAATCTGACCAAGAGAAGATGGCAGGGGGATACGAGATGTACATTTTGCTTGGAGCCTGAAAGTGTAAATCATCTCTTTTTCGACTGCTCCATGGCCCGCTATGTCTGGAGTTTGGTGGCGCTGGTGATAGGCGCGGACTGTAGACCCTGCTCCTTCCAGCAGTTCTGGGAATGGTCAAATCGTTATATGCCCATGGTGGGGAAGTT
This genomic interval carries:
- the LOC120673977 gene encoding keratin-associated protein 21-1-like gives rise to the protein MPGGRRRGPLWSLPVARSDALGKLGPAFGIGAGCGVGVGFGLLGGAGIGAGFPGLQLGFGAGAGCGIGIGFGYGFGKGVAYDESGRYSNIRRPLQNSRSLAYDEQFDIMFDELMESTRKLIKATSKEIDKWRRM